One window of Triticum dicoccoides isolate Atlit2015 ecotype Zavitan chromosome 5A, WEW_v2.0, whole genome shotgun sequence genomic DNA carries:
- the LOC119301493 gene encoding annexin D5-like: MASLTLPPAPPNPRQDAIDLHKAFKGFGCDTTTVSNILAHRDSMQRGYIQQEYKTMYSEELSRRISSELSGNHKKALSLWILDPAGRDATVLKEALSAESLDLKAATDIICSRTPSQLQIMKQTYYAKFGTYLEHDISQQTSGDHQKILLAYVGIPRYEGPEVDPTIVTHDAKDLYKAGEKKLGTDEKTFIRIFTERSWAHMAAVASAYHHMYDRSLQKVVKNETSGNFEVALLTILRCAENPAKYFAKVLRKSMKGLGTDDKTLVRVVVTRTEIDMQYIKAEYYKKYKKPLADAIHSETSGGYRTFLLSLVGSH, encoded by the exons ATGGCGAGCCTCACCTTGCCGCCGGCGCCCCCTAACCCCCGCCAGGACGCCATCGACCTCCACAAGGCCTTCAAAG GGTTTGGCTGTGATACTACAACAGTTTCAAATATACTTGCTCACCGTGACTCAATGCAACGTGGATACATTCAACAGGAATACAAAACTATGTATTCTGAGGAACTTTCACGTCGTATATCGTCTGAACTCAGTGGAAACCACAAG AAAGCACTGTCGCTCTGGATTCTTGATCCTGCTGGACGTGATGCGACTGTTCTGAAAGAAGCTCTAAGTGCTGAAAGTCTTGATCTGAAAGCAGCTACTGATATAATTTGTTCCAGGACACCATCACAGCTGCAAATAATGAAACAGACATATTATGCAAAGTTTGGTACTTATCTTGAGCATGACATTAGTCAGCAAACATCCGGCGATCATCAGAAG ATCTTACTAGCCTATGTTGGCATTCCACGCTACGAAGGCCCGGAGGTTGATCCCACTATAGTGACACATGATGCGAAGGACCTCTACAAAGCTGGTGAGAAAAAGCTGGGCACAGATGAGAAAACCTTCATCCGCATCTTCACTGAACGCAGCTGGGCACACATGGCAGCTGTTGCTTCTGCTTACCATCACATGTATGATCGGTCGTTACAGAAG GTTGTGAAGAATGAAACATCTGGAAACTTTGAAGTTGCTCTGTTAACTATCCTCAGATGTGCTGAGAATCCAGCGAAGTATTTTGCTAAG GTGTTGAGGAAGTCCATGAAAGGTCTAGGTACTGATGACAAGACACTTGTAAGGGTTGTGGTGACAAGGACTGAGATTGATATGCAGTATATCAAGGCAGAATATTACAAGAAATACAAAAAGCCGTTAGCTGATGCTATCCATTCCGAAACATCAGGCGGTTATCGGACGTTCCTGCTTTCTCTTGTTGGTAGCCATTAG